A stretch of Stigmatopora argus isolate UIUO_Sarg chromosome 22, RoL_Sarg_1.0, whole genome shotgun sequence DNA encodes these proteins:
- the LOC144068309 gene encoding APC membrane recruitment protein 1-like: MASPREFDKLPSDTGDLETISGSLSKSGMTEEHLPDKTSVTVRAQKSGKLRTALTFFGVRKSMCLLPSFFGGRGKNQSKWASKKGIYKSKTHDGLSQICRDDSPRSGSSSTTDFQYRNQADCTENPNANEGSPPTEQKFQSLTRQKRGFKSFFNSFKHQKNHRNDASDKTEMIAMSSRHSHSQVPPVLVPDSPDQYVTHCLESEPDVPDFANTVRDSSPARECHDADAQAATFEKSSEDECPKSQLEDQLLVSQTDKLTLTTQVASQYKESARGRSEPCLLLETAPDPTLKSETPVGSSDQLNMIYGEVASLKSFDSLTGCGDITADQEDDSISDTTVSGERSRNGGKRASCFLTYQGGGEEMASPEDLGEQYLGDFWGNNPPEDLNCPYNQAHVALSTSVNAPTDLLTPQSEHQGSVPNSDEGYYDSSTPGQDEGHERTEQLRQANRLPRDSYSGDALYELFATDESLVSPHNECKPGPANSKQNERLDGMNSTFSESKYKAEDFVESRKACKSFKLTQNTVAPSHTDWSSKAQAALGKKFEAKQVDERGNGLTSSSTPSVDCENSCKSDPDFETLANPKAQNREVALALGNSPSLDRKACLDDGQTVCFSQALVNYEKSSQMLRSLHGADDNVSETNADFTPNMEDLPAIVTFDVVDLHNEGEYDDQIHMELEEDISSPYQEFEDSYLQKDAFAECDYQMLDFYEQSLISNAWAIASLPRHLGLARFSQSTSNPLSLDKRSRSLDTESLPSKMPASYREGRGGDLSRSPAERDPLTYCKKNEAASASEVQDGGSAMALPWLSRSEVALSLPPSDRVFPESLGAALSAGKSHLCPDGFSQDAELYRRPCHLLLQSDSHLPHGAFVYSGRETCYRAGEDAFCKAASAADLQSYVQFSKSRQTASRERTAHSGSSLRAGAVGLAAIDKLATNSPK, from the coding sequence ATGGCGTCTCCTCGCGAGTTTGACAAGCTCCCAAGTGATACGGGGGACTTGGAAACCATTTCGGGATCCCTTTCCAAAAGTGGGATGACGGAGGAACATCTTCCAGATAAAACAAGTGTCACCGTGAGAGCTCAGAAATCCGGGAAATTAAGAACTGCGCTGACATTTTTTGGTGTCCGCAAAAGCATGTGTCTCTTACCCAGCTTTTTTGGAGGGAGGGGTAAAAACCAGAGCAAGTGGGCTTCTAAGAAAGGAATCTACAAAAGCAAAACTCACGATGGCTTGAGCCAAATCTGTCGCGACGACAGCCCGAGAAGTGGATCGTCCTCGACTACAGATTTCCAGTATCGCAACCAGGCCGACTGCACGGAAAACCCGAACGCTAACGAAGGCAGTCCCCCCACTGAACAGAAATTCCAATCCCTCACCAGGCAAAAGCGAGGCTTCAAAagttttttcaatagttttaaACATCAGAAAAACCACAGAAACGATGCTTCGGATAAAACGGAAATGATCGCAATGTCCTCTCGTCACAGCCACAGCCAGGTGCCTCCCGTCCTGGTCCCGGACAGTCCCGACCAGTACGTCACACATTGCCTAGAATCTGAACCAGATGTGCCTGATTTTGCAAATACGGTGCGCGATAGTTCGCCGGCACGGGAATGTCACGACGCAGACGCCCAAGCGGCGACTTTCGAGAAGAGCTCGGAAGACGAATGCCCAAAGAGCCAACTGGAGGATCAGTTACTTGTTTCTCAAACAGACAAATTGACTTTGACGACACAGGTTGCCAGTCAATACAAGGAGAGCGCTCGAGGACGCAGCGAGCCCTGTCTGTTACTCGAGACGGCACCGGATCCCACGCTCAAGTCTGAAACGCCCGTGGGCTCGTCCGATCAACTGAACATGATTTACGGAGAGGTGGCCTCGCTAAAGAGCTTTGATTCGCTCACTGGCTGCGGGGATATAACTGCAGATCAGGAGGACGACAGCATCAGCGATACTACCGTTTCGGGAGAACGGAGCCGAAATGGAGGAAAACGGGCCTCCTGCTTTCTCACTTATCAGGGAGGCGGGGAAGAAATGGCTTCGCCTGAAGATTTAGGCGAACAGTATCTTGGTGATTTCTGGGGAAACAATCCACCTGAGGACCTCAACTGTCCTTACAACCAAGCCCACGTGGCTTTGAGCACCAGCGTGAACGCCCCGACAGATTTGCTGACGCCTCAAAGTGAGCATCAAGGATCGGTTCCTAATAGTGACGAGGGCTACTACGATTCAAGCACCCCGGGCCAGGATGAAGGACACGAGAGAACCGAGCAACTGCGACAGGCTAACAGATTACCCAGGGACAGCTACAGCGGGGATGCCCTCTACGAACTCTTTGCCACCGACGAGAGTCTGGTCAGTCCGCACAATGAATGCAAACCCGGGCCGGCGAATTCCAAACAGAACGAGCGACTAGACGGGATGAATTCCACCTTCTCCGAGTCTAAGTACAAAGCGGAGGACTTTGTCGAGTCGCGAAAGGCATGCAAGTCTTTCAAGTTGACGCAAAATACAGTAGCGCCGTCACACACGGACTGGAGTTCAAAAGCGCAGGCGGCGCTCGGCAAGAAATTTGAGGCAAAACAAGTTGACGAAAGGGGAAATGGGCTCACTTCCTCAAGTACTCCAAGTGTCGACTGCGAGAACTCATGCAAATCTGACCCGGATTTTGAAACGCTGGCCAATCCCAAAGCGCAAAATCGGGAAGTCGCGTTAGCGTTGGGAAATTCTCCGTCTCTGGATCGTAAGGCTTGTTTGGATGACGGCCAAACCGTGTGCTTTTCCCAAGCTCTCGTAAACTACGAGAAAAGCTCTCAGATGCTGAGGAGCTTGCACGGCGCCGACGACAACGTCTCGGAGACCAACGCCGACTTCACCCCAAACATGGAGGACTTACCCGCCATCGTCACTTTTGACGTGGTGGACCTGCATAACGAGGGAGAATACGACGATCAGATTCACATGGAGCTGGAGGAGGACATCTCGTCACCCTATCAGGAATTTGAAGACAGCTACCTCCAGAAAGACGCGTTTGCCGAATGTGACTATCAGATGTTGGACTTTTATGAGCAGAGTCTGATCAGTAACGCCTGGGCCATCGCTAGTCTGCCGCGGCACCTCGGCCTGGCCAGATTTAGCCAGTCCACGTCCAATCCGCTGTCCCTAGACAAGAGGAGCAGGTCTCTGGACACGGAAAGTCTTCCGTCGAAGATGCCGGCTTCGTACAGAGAGGGCAGAGGCGGCGACTTATCCCGTTCTCCGGCCGAAAGAGATCCCTTAACGTATTGTAAAAAGAACGAAGCCGCGTCCGCATCGGAGGTTCAAGACGGCGGTAGCGCTATGGCTTTGCCGTGGCTAAGTCGCTCCGAAGTGGCTTTGAGCCTCCCTCCGAGCGACCGGGTCTTTCCAGAATCGCTCGGCGCTGCCTTATCTGCCGGTAAATCCCACCTTTGCCCCGATGGATTTTCACAGGACGCCGAGCTTTACCGTCGGCCGTGCCACCTCCTCTTGCAATCGGATTCGCATTTACCTCACGGCGCTTTTGTCTATTCGGGTAGAGAGACGTGTTACCGCGCCGGAGAGGACGCATTCTGCAAAGCCGCTTCCGCCGCTGATTTGCAGTCGTATGTCCAGTTTAGTAAAAGCAGACAGACGGCAAGTCGGGAGAGAACGGCTCATTCTGGAAGTTCTCTCAGGGCAGGCGCCGTGGGTCTTGCGGCTATCGACAAACTGGCGACAAACTCCccaaaatag
- the msna gene encoding moesin a, producing MPKTISVRVTTMDAELEFAIQPTTTGKQLFDQVVKTIGLREVWYFGLQYQDTKGLSTWLKLNKKVTAQDVRKESPLLFKFRAKFFPEDVSEELIQDATQRLFFLQVKEGILNDDIYCPPETAVLLASYAVQAKYADYNKEVHTPGYLSNEHLLPQRVLDQHKLSKDQWEERIQVWHEEHKGMMREESMMEYLKIAQDLEMYGVNYFSIKNKKGTELWLGVDALGLNIYEQNDKMTPKIGFPWSEIRNISFNDKKFVIKPIDKKAPDFVFYAPRLRINKRILSLCMGNHELYMRRRKPDTIEVQQMKAQAREEKNLKKMERALLDNEKRKREAAEKEKEKIEKEKEDLMERLRQIEDQTKKAQQELEEQTLRAMELELERKRAQEEAERLEADLKGAEDSKMALLQQSENQMKNQEHLATELAELTSKISLLEDSKKKKEDEATLWQEKATLVQEDLEKTKEELRNKVMAAHVQEPLNTENEHDENDESSAEASAEFTSAAAYKDRSEEERMTEAEKNERLQKHLLALSSELANARDETKKTVNDMIHAENMRAGRDKYKTLRQIRSGNTKQRIDEFECM from the exons ATGCCCAAAACG ATCAGTGTGAGAGTCACCACAATGGATGCGGAACTGGAGTTTGCCATTCAGCCCACAACAACAGGAAAGCAACTCTTTGACCAG GTGGTTAAAACCATCGGGCTGCGGGAGGTCTGGTACTTTGGTCTCCAGTACCAGGATACCAAGGGTTTATCCACGTGGCTCAAGCTGAATAAGAAGGTGAC AGCCCAAGACGTGAGGAAAGAAAGCCCGCTGCTGTTTAAGTTCCGTGCCAAGTTCTTCCCTGAGGACGTGTCAGAAGAGTTGATCCAGGATGCCACCCAGCGGCTCTTTTTCCTGCAGGTGAAGGAGGGAATCCTTAACGACGACATCTACTGCCCTCCCGAGACCGCCGTCCTCTTGGCGTCCTACGCCGTGCAAGCCAAGTACGCCGACTACAACAAGGAGGTCCACACGCCGGGCTACCTTTCCAACGAACACCTGCTCCCCCAGAG GGTTCTGGACCAGCACAAACTCAGCAAGGACCAGTGGGAGGAGAGAATTCAAGTGTGGCACGAAGAACACAAGGGAATGATGAG AGAGGAATCCATGATGGAGTATCTGAAGATCGCCCAAGACCTGGAGATGTACGGCGTCAACTACTTCAGCATCAAGAATAAGAAAGGAACCGAGTTGTGGCTGGGAGTGGACGCTTTGGGACTGAACATCTACGAACAGAACGACAA GATGACGCCCAAGATTGGATTTCCATGGAGCGAAATCAGGAATATCTCCTTCAATGACAAGAAATTTGTCATCAAACCCATCGACAAGAAAGCTCCG GACTTTGTATTTTACGCGCCAAGGCTGCGCATCAACAAACGCATCCTCTCGCTATGCATGGGAAACCACGAGCTGTACATGCGGCGACGCAAACCCGACACCATCGAAGTGCAGCAGATGAAGGCTCAGGCTCGAGAAGAGAAGAATCTCAAAAAGATGGAACG AGCTCTGCTGGATAACGAAAAGAGGAAAAGGGAAGCCGccgagaaggagaaggagaagatcGAGAAGGAAAAGGAAGACTTGATGGAGCGACTAAGGCAGATTGAGGACCAGACCAAAAAGGCCCAGCAAG AGCTGGAGGAGCAAACGCTGAGAGCTATGGAGTTGGAGCTGGAGAGGAAGCGAGCGCAGGAAGAGGCAGAGCGCCTGGAGGCCGATCTTAAAGGGGCAGAAGATTCCAAGATGGCGCTCTTGCAACAGTCGGAGAACCAGATGAAGAACCAAGAGCATCTG gctACGGAATTGGCCGAGTTGACCTCCAAGATTTCCCTGCTGGAGGAttccaagaagaagaaggaagacGAGGCAACGCTGTGGCAAGAAAAG GCCACGTTGGTGCAGGAAGACCTGGAGAAGACCAAAGAAGAGCTCCGGAACAAAGTGATGGCGGCCCACGTTCAAGAGCCCCTCAACACCGAGAACGAGCACGACGAGAACGACGAAAGCAGCGCGGAGGCCAGCGCCGAGTTCACGTCCGCCGCCGCGTACAAGGACCGCAGCGAGGAGGAGCGCATGACCGAGGCCGAGAAGAACGAGCGTCTGCAGAAACATCTACTC GCCCTGAGCTCCGAATTGGCCAACGCCCGGGACGAGACCAAGAAGACGGTCAACGACATGATCCACGCGGAAAACATGCGGGCGGGCCGAGACAAGTACAAGACCCTCCGACAAATCCGCTCGGGCAACACCAAGCAGCGCATCGACGAGTTTGAATGTATGTGA
- the zc3h12b gene encoding putative ribonuclease ZC3H12B, with protein sequence MEKHPCREKIDSSGDRHAADEPEDGSGSDGDGEERRRNEGCQKWEPLVVTKPHRQLCRSPCLDQPSFSQSSTVQDPRDDDAAAGSGPGCGCGPAAKAAGEREYQTKMDFALKLGYSAEQVEMVLNKLGAAALINDILAELVRLGSKVEPESQPCGTAATLLSLAPFVKESISPEVSVEEESADPYDNLRPVVVDGSNVAMSHGNKEVFSCRGIQLSVDWFLEKGHKDITVFVPAWRKEQSRPDALITDQEILRKLEKEKILVFTPSRRVQGRRVVCYDDRFIVKLAYDSDGIIVSNDNYRDLQNEKPEWKKFIEERLLMYSFVNDKFMPPDDPLGRHGPSLENFLRRRPVVPEHKKQPCPYGKKCTYGHKCKYYHPERVNQPLRSVADELRAFAKLSAVKTMSEGALAKYGGGPAVANRDANCEAKRVAPKRQSDPSIRSAACESPDGLSAARKSEANSVPSLVTALSVPTMQPVKSHAAAGALNTRSASSPVPGSLQFSHGSLEQGSGAHYPPILVTNSHGASVTYGEPFPKYDSLGDHGYYSLHSDFSNMSVSMSMSSMQDSFCSVEHEHAACQRGRAHCPESRLSHSNSDSFSSYGDVYSGSLEGSLEEGAKGHQQQQQQQSSSSSAAAAAGGRMQAFSHAFRHEALGRVQSYGPEDSQRKQAGPRLAQRIQHAAAGARSSCPLPPGDYPAAAGGVLPPLSSQPSRSLGMTRMDSVSDSRLYDSNPARQRRPPLCREQHASWDPLPCGNESYGYHSYPLSNSLMPCCERVMVRSMPDKMEQIWSSPWESTVAATAAEHQERYVVPERQYQTYRNLCNIFPAYVVHSVMEKNPHLTDPQQLAAVIVTNLRSCH encoded by the exons ATGGAAAAGCACCCATGCAGGGAAAAAATTGACTCCAGCGGGGACCGGCACGCCGCCGACGAGCCCGAGGACGGCAGCGGCTCGGACGGCGACGGCGAAGAGCGGCGCCGGAATGAAGGCTGTCAGAAATGGGAGCCTCTGGTGGTGACCAAGCCCCACCGCCAACTGTGTCGCTCTCCGTGCCTGGACCAGCCCAGTTTTTCTCAGAGCAGCACGGTGCAAGATCCCCGCGACGACGACGCCGCCGCCGGTTCCGGTCCCGGATGCGGCTGCGGCCCGGCCGCCAAAGCGGCCGGCGAAAGGGAGTACCAGACCAAAATGGACTTTGCCTTGAAGCTAGGCTACTCTGCAGAACAGGTGGAGATGGTTCTCAACAAACTGGGGGCGGCCGCACTCATTAATGACATTCTGGCCGAGCTTGTCAGGCTGGGAAGCAAAGTGGAGCCCGAAAGTCAACCTTGCGGCACGGCCGCCACGCTGCTGTCGCTCGCCCCCTTCGTCAAAGAGAGCATCAGTCCCGAGGTGTCCGTGGAAGAGGAATCGGCGGATCCGTACGATAACCTCAGGCCCGTCGTGGTCGACGGATCAAACGTGGCAATGAG CCATGGAAACAAAGAGGTTTTCTCTTGCCGTGGTATCCAACTTTCTGTGGATTGGTTCCTAGAAAAGGGGCACAAAGACATCACTGTCTTTGTCCCAGCGTGGAGAAAGGAGCAGTCCAGGCCTGACGCGCTCATTACAG ATCAAGAAATATTGCGCAAGCTGGAAAAAGAGAAGATCCTGGTTTTCACCCCATCTCGGAGGGTCCAAGGCAGAAGGGTGGTGTGCTACGACGATCGCTTCATAGTGAAGCTGGCTTATGATTCTGATGGAATTATCGTGTCAAATGACAACTACAGAGACTTGCAAAACGAAAAACCAGAGTGGAAGAAGTTCATCGAGGAACGTCTCCTAATGTATTCATTCGTCAATGACAA ATTTATGCCCCCCGATGATCCGTTGGGAAGACACGGTCCGAGCTTGGAAAATTTCCTCCGTAGGCGTCCCGTCGTCCCAGAGCATAAAAAGCAACCTTGCCCCTACG GCAAAAAGTGCACGTACGGACACAAGTGCAAATACTACCACCCGGAGCGCGTCAACCAGCCGCTGCGCTCGGTGGCCGACGAACTGCGGGCCTTCGCCAAACTGTCCGCCGTCAAGACCATGAGCGAGGGGGCCTTGGCCAAATATGGCGGCGGCCCGGCCGTGGCCAACAGGGACGCCAACTGCGAGGCCAAGCGCGTGGCGCCCAAGCGACAGTCGGACCCCAGCATCCGCTCGGCGGCCTGCGAGTCCCCGGACGGCCTGTCCGCCGCCAGGAAGTCGGAGGCCAATTCGGTGCCTTCCCTGGTGACCGCCCTCAGCGTGCCCACCATGCAGCCGGTCAAGAGCCACGCGGCGGCCGGGGCCCTCAACACGCGGTCGGCCAGCAGCCCGGTGCCGGGTTCCCTGCAGTTCTCTCACGGCTCGCTGGAGCAGGGGTCCGGGGCGCACTACCCGCCCATTTTGGTGACCAACAGCCACGGCGCCTCGGTGACGTACGGTGAGCCGTTCCCCAAGTACGACTCGCTGGGCGACCACGGCTATTATTCGCTGCACAGTGACTTTTCTAACATGAGCGTGAGCATGAGCATGAGCAGTATGCAGGACAGTTTCTGTAGCGTGGAGCACGAGCACGCGGCGTGCCAGAGGGGCCGCGCCCACTGCCCCGAGTCCCGCCTCAGCCACTCCAACAGCGACTCCTTCTCGTCCTACGGCGACGTGTACTCGGGCTCTCTGGAGGGCAGCCTGGAGGAAGGCGCTAAGGGCcatcaacagcagcagcagcagcagtcgtCGTCTTcgtctgccgccgccgccgcggggGGCCGGATGCAGGCTTTCTCCCACGCCTTTCGCCACGAAGCGCTGGGCAGGGTGCAGAGCTACGGGCCCGAGGATAGCCAGCGCAAGCAGGCCGGCCCCCGCCTGGCGCAGCGCATCCAGCACGCGGCGGCGGGGGCCAGGTCCAGCTGCCCGCTACCACCGGGGGACTacccggcggcggcgggcggcgtCCTGCCGCCGTTGTCCTCGCAGCCCTCCCGCTCCCTGGGCATGACCCGCATGGACAGCGTGTCCGACTCCAGGCTGTACGACAGCAACCCGGCCAGGCAGAGGCGACCGCCGCTGTGCCGCGAGCAGCACGCCAGCTGGGACCCCCTGCCCTGCGGGAACGAGTCTTACGGATACCACTCGTACCCGCTGAGCAACAGCCTGATGCCGTGCTGCGAGCGGGTCATGGTCCGCAGCATGCCGGACAAGATGGAGCAGATCTGGAGCTCGCCGTGGGAGAGCACggtggcggcgacggcggccgaACACCAAGAACGGTACGTCGTCCCGGAGCGCCAGTATCAAACGTATCGGAACCTTTGCAACATTTTTCCGGCCTACGTGGTCCATTCGGTGATGGAGAAGAACCCTCATTTGACAGACCCCCAACAACTGGCGGCTGTCATCGTGACCAATTTGAGGTCTTGTCACTGA